In the Corvus cornix cornix isolate S_Up_H32 chromosome 27, ASM73873v5, whole genome shotgun sequence genome, atgTTCCCGTGTCAGGAGggacacacacaaacacacacatgctcGTGTGCCCTGACTCATGTCACTCATGCAAAAATCTGCACCCAAAACCACTTGCAGAAATCTAGCATGCAAAGAAGTCCAGGCAAGAGAACACATGCAGAAACATGGCAAACTGTGCACTCAGCTGGGGATGCCCTGGGGTAACCCCATCAGGGATTCTGGAACATTCTGGACAAGGGCAAGGCCCCAAATGGGCTAACTGTGTTGTTTGAAGACTGCACAGAGGGGAAGCAAATTGGgagctttaaagaaaactttgtATTCGAGGAGTCAGTGATCATGGGCAAGACACGTCTGCTCTCTTAGGCCTTGCACTGAATATTTGGGAAGCCCCTACagtgccctgtgccagcctgtgGGTGGGTGTCATGGCAGAAAACCTTTCAGCATGTAAGGAGAAAATGtatgattttttatttgtttgtttggggtttttttgttacaCCAAATAAAAGGCACCATGGTGTGGGAGGGAAGCAGAAGCTCTTTCTGGTTGGGGTCTTTCTGGTTGGTTGTCTTTGGAAAATCCACCAGGGTCTGTATAATGCTGTATGAATGCAGGATTCCTAGCATCTGAAAGGAAGCAAGGTTTAATTCCTAGCTATCTCCTGGTTTTAGTCTGTATTACTAAATTTAATATTACTAATTTTACTAATACAACCTCTTTATTATGACATATGACCCTGCACCCCTTCTTCTGCCATGCCACCTCCCTGatgcagaagaggaaaacacaaaacaggcCAGCAGAATTTTACTGATACAATGTTAGGTGGGATATGGTCAAACCCAGGAACCGGCCACTTCTTGCCAACAAGATCCCAAAGGAGTGACCAAGACTGACATAATTTGCCTTTTCTGGACTCTTCCAGTGTGTGATCTGAGTCCTCTGCCCACACTGATGTGTTTGACCCAGAAATGCTTGGGCCTCTCACCCTAtcacatgaaaaaaagtcttcatgCAGGAAGCCAAATCCCAGCCCATGGATTCAGCTGGGATGTTTTGCATTCAAGATGAGTTTGTCAGAAAAAGATCACCTCTACAAGGGATGCCTCTGTCAGCCTGGGACAGTAAAAGTCCATGCTAAAAACCAGCCCAGTTCTTTGCTCTCTCATCCCCTTCTCTTGCTTCATTCTCCTTGGGATTCAGGTGAGTCTGAAaccctttctcctctgctttctctaAAAGGAGGTCTCAACTCAAAGCTGTCTCAGCTGAGACTGGCTTTTTCCTATGACAGCTCATGGGGCTTCTTGTCATGGGAAGGGCAGAAGGTTAGACATGGAGGGAGGCTGGGACTGTGATCAGGTGGCATCTGGACttggggctgggcagtggctgCATAGTAGCTGGTGGCTTTCTTTGAGCCCTGGCAGGATGAGGCCAATAAGCCCTCATACATCTCTGCAGAGCCTCCACCTCCTGGCCccatgcttttcttcctccctgccctctcttcagctgctcctcatgccTTAAGACATGTCCTGCACAGAGaagtgccagccctgccatccTTGCCAGCCCTGTGGCCCCTGCCTGCTGGCCAACAGCTGCAATGAGTGCTGTGTCAGGCAGTGCCAGAGCTCCACCGTGGCCATCCAGCCCTCCCCAGTGGTGGTGACCCTGCCCGGGcccatcctcagctccttcccacagaacaCCGTGGTGGGATCCTCCACCTCCgctgctgttggcagcatcctcagctctgGCAGAGTGCCCATCAGCTCTGGGGCTTTGACATCTCCTGCATAACCAACCGCTGTGGTGGCAGAAGGTGTCCTCCATGCTAAAGCCACTGGTGCAGCCCTCACAAGGACCCCCAGGAATCCAGAAGCTGATGCTGGACTGAGGACAGAGCTCCTGGCCATTGAATTCAGAGATGCTGAGCAACCAATGCTGCCCTTCCAAAGGAGGGCAGGTGGGGTTCTCTGAAACCATGGCCAGTGTTTGACTTCCCTGTCTTACTCTCTCTTCCACctctttcttgtcttttgtatttttgtgcTGAAGGAACCCCAAAGCCAGAGTTACCAAGCccagccagggaaggggaacagAACCGATCCTTCACTCTCTTACTTGGAAGTCTCTGACCATGGGCTTTGGACAGTTCAGACAGCTACTGGAGCCACACAGAGTTCCTTGGGGACCTGCTGAGGGGCACAGCCTCTTCCCACACACCTCAGACCTCCAGCCCCTTAGGGCAATTTAGCAAACTTGATGCCCAACCACTCATCAAGCAGGAACCTCACAGCCTTTGAGGCTGGGTGTTAGCATGTTCAGTCCAGCTTTTATCCTGTCTCCTGGGGTCAACTCCAGCGATTCTGAGTTCTGTAAAATAAGTTCATGGTCTCAACACTGAGCCACTGTGAGGAGCACTTGAAGATGCCCATGACCACTACATTCCCTTCTTTTATGGGTGGGGAGCTTGAACTCCTGTTGATGTTGGTGCCGGTTCTGGTGCTGGTGCCGGTATCAGTGTCAATGCCGGTTCTGGTGTCGGTGTTGGTTCCGCTGCTGGTGTCGGTGTCACTGCCACTATcagtgtcagtgctgctgtcgGTGACGGTGTTGGTGTCGGTGCCAGTGTCAATGCCAGTATCAATGTCGGTGTCGGTTTCAGTGCCAGTGTCTGTGTCAGTGTTGGTGTCTCTGTTGGTGCCGGTGACAGTGCTGGTGTCAGTGTCAATGCCGGTGCCAGTGTCAATGCCGGTGTCGGTGTCTCTGTCGGTGTCAATGTCGGTGTATCTGTCGGTTCCTCTGTCGGTGTCAATGCTGGTGTCGGTTCCTCTGTCGGTGTCTCTGTCGGTATCAATGTTGGTACCGGTGTCGGTGTCTCTGTCGGTGTCAATGTCGGTGTCGGTGTCTCTGTCGGTGTCTCTGTCGATGTCAATGCCGGTGCCGGTGTCTCTGTCGCTgtcggtgccggtgccggtgtcGGTGTCTCTGTCGGTGTCAATGCCGTTGCCGGTGTCTGTCGGTGTCTCTGTCGGTGTCAGTGCCGGTGTCACTGTCGGTGTCTCTGTCGGTGTCAATGCCGGTGCCGGTGTCGGTGTCTCTGTCGGTGTCAGTGCCGGTGCCGGTGTCGGTgtcggtgccggtgccggtgccggtgtcGGTGTCGGAAGCGCCCCGGCAGCCCGGCACGAGCGGGGCGAGGCGGCCCCGGCGGCCGAGCGGCAGCGCCCCTGCTGGCCGCGGGCGGCGCTgtggccccggccccgcccggccccgcccgcggcGGTTCGTGCCCGGCCGCAGCCCCGGCTCCTCTGCCCGTGTCCCCCAGCGCGCAGTAATACACGGCCGCGTccccgcgccggggccgccggaGCCACAGCGCGCTGCTCCGGCGATCTGCCGACACCCACAGACCGCCCGCAATGTCCGGCAACTCCTTGAACCCCTTGAGAGCGCTCACGAGCAGTTCGGGTCCTCGGCCCGGGAGATGACGGTACCACTGGATGTAATCGCTGGTCTGGATTTTGGGATGTGAGCAGCTGATGTTGATGCCGGTGTTCTCGGTGGTCTCCAGCCGTGGCTCCTGCTGGACCTGGGCTTTGGCCACAGCCACTgccaaggagaaaagaagaatcaCTTTTCTTGAACAGAAAATGTGGTTCAGGGGGAGATGGGAGAGGCGGACAGATCAGAGCTAACTGGGGTATGTTTTGAGAATAAAGGATGGAGAGATTATTTCTCGGAGAGTGTTTGGGTGAGGACGAGAACGTATGAGGgatgttttgaaggaaaatcagaacaaaatgacaaaagcaGACTGGCTGAGAGGTATacatggatggatggatggatggatggatggatggataaaGACATGGAGTAAAAAAGGCAAAGTGGGAAGCAATTACTTcacagagggaagagcagaggaggagacagagggTAAATAAGAAACGAAAAGGATCAGGAGGGTAAGAGATGAATCTTGGGCTGGGGACGGTCTCACACAGCCCGCCGACCCGGACGCCCCGACACCACCATCCACACACACCGAGCAGCAGCGCGGCCAGCGCTGCCAGCCCCGCGCTCCGACACCGCCGCATCCCGCTGCTCCGCCGCCCGAGcatccctgtcctgtcctgtcctgtcctgtcctgtcctgtcctgtcctgtcctctcctctcctctcctctcctctcctctcctctcctctcctctccgCCGCCTCCAGCTCCGCCCCGGCCGGGCTCAGACCCCGCCTCTCACAGCACCACCACAATGAGCGACACAAGGACGTTTGCCATTGCCAGGGACAAGAGACAGCTGCGTCCCATCCCACACAGCACCGACACTGCATCGGAAGCAGATCCGCTCCGCCACTGGCAGCCCACGGGCGGCAGGATTGCCGAGCCTCTCGCCGTGCCCCCAAGGCACAGCTCCTCCTTTTGCCCTCTGCAGCGCTGCTGAGAGCGGCTGTGTCCCGCCTGGGGCCGAGGGCACGGGGGCTGCCAGCCGTGCTGAAGCCCCGCCCGTGCTGTTTGTCCCGAGTTCAACTGATCCTCCGAGCTGGAGTGAAACCGTCCTTGGTGAGCCTGAAATCAGCATCAGCGGAGCGTGAGCTTtggaggggcaggagagggagggcTCAGGAGACAGGGGCTGCAGTTCAGTGCCTCTTCCCTTGAGACATCTGTAGCGGGCAGCTGCCGTCCCCACTCAGCTGCGCTCAGGCTCCTTCTGACCCTGGcaagctgctctctgtgctgctcagggccAGAGCAGTGCTCGGTATCCCTGGCCCAGTCAGGAAATTCCCTCGCGGTGAGGgacacacatgcacagacacGGCTTCGTGCACAGCAGTGTGGAGCCCCACACAAATCTGTGCTTCACGTGTGTCCATGCAAACGGGGCTGCTCCAAGAGCACACGAGGCAGGGACACAGAaccagccctgggctctgctgaggacGTGTGGGGCcaaagcagcagggctggagtgtGGAAGGACAAGGTCCCAGAGCACAAGGGCACTTTTTCTTTACTTAGAGACTGTGAAATGTAGAGATGAGTCAAAATAGTCCAGAATATTTTCCCGAGGGAAGTGCTAGCATGGATGGGGTGAAAACCATCAGGCCATTGTACAGACGTGGGGAGGTCCCTTCTGGTGAGCATCGGGGCGACCTCAGGGTCCCTTGCCCCAAGCTCACCCTCTCACAGAcacatcccctccctccctccctcccctgggTTGTTGCACAGCCGAGGAAGTTCCCTGCACCAGGGTGTcttgcacagcacagaggtACAAGGCACTGTCAGAGACCTCCACTTCCTCCACCTGCAGGACACTGTATTTCCCCGTGGTGTTCAGGTGCGTGGTGATACGGCCGCTGTGCTTGGCGCCAGGCCCTGTGTGATAGGAGACCAGCTGTGGGGCTTGGCCTTTCTGCACCTGGTACCAGAGCAATGCCCTAAAATTACTGATCTGGTATGTGCAGGTGGTCTGGAAGGGATGTCTCTGCTTCACTATGACTTGTCCATCTTCCTGGGTGACCGTGATCTGCCCCGTGGTGCCTGGAAGAAAGTGAAGGtcagcagctccacagggaaGGACTGTGGGTAGCAAATCAAAATGGGATGCAAAACCCTGGTTGAAGAAAGCTTTCTGCCTTGTAGAGAGTCCTGAGAGATTTTGGGCAGGAGTTGGGAGCTTCTTGCACAGCATGACCCAAAGGAGAGCTGTGTTGTGTCTGTCTCCTGCTCCTACTGCTCAGAGGATCAGGGAACAGCCTGTCCTGCCTGAACTTTGTGTGCTGGAAGCCGCACCCTCCAGCAGCCTGAGGAGCCCATCGAGGTGCAGCAAAAGGATTCATCCTGCTTCGCCATTCCTGTCACCTCTGAGGGCTCCTAGATCCCTGAGTACACACAATGCTGAGCTTGGAAAGAGGGAGCCCTGGTTGTGGTGCCAGCCCAGAGAACACTGGAAGCCACGGCAGAgctggctcagcctggaggcAGAATGGGACACCCTGTTATTGTAATGAAATGGGAACTTTGAGGTACCTGGGGCAGGTTTGACAGAATCTCAGAATTTGCATTAAAACAGGAGCAATATACAACTGCAGAGACAGCTGAGATTTCCTGTGGTGACTGCAGGAGGATCagaagagaggcagaggaggtggATTGAAGGCAAGAGAAAAGACAGTGAAGGACTCTGAggtttctcttctctcccttcccttttcctttacAAATCTAAGAGCTTCTTGAGAAAACACTTGCAAAACCACAAACAGAAGCAGAGATTTCGCAGCCTTTTCCCTCTATTCACTGATATTTCCCCACACCGTCCTGGTAAGGCTGTTGAGGGTTTCCTgggggggaagaagaagggtgCCTAGGGAAAAGCCAGGACTTACCCAGGAGCTGGCCCAGGAAGACCGTGAGGATGAGATAGGCGAGGTGCATGCCGAGACCAAGCTGCGTGTTTGCTGAGTGAGGGAGAGGCAGAAACCACCTGCCAGCCCCGAGATAACAGAGCTGCCGGAAACCACTCTCTGGGAGCAGCAAAGGAAGGAGCGGAGGCGGGGCAGAGAAATGACCTgtccttccagtgcctgaaatGCTCCTTCTGCGTGtctccctcctccagcagctgcccccGTGCCTCCCTCAGCCACCGGCATTCTGACCATTCCGTGCCTCTGGGGCCTCAGTCATGGGAAGGGGCTGTTCCTGCTCAGCTCGCAGTGGAGTCCTCACCTCCCCAGCTGGAatcaccagctctgctgcacaccCAGTGCTGGGCATCTGGGAGGTCAAGGGCTTCTTCCCCAGTGAGCTTTCTCATCTTCCCGTGGTGTCCTCAGCTCTGTGGGGTCATTGCTATTTCCTCTGGGAACAGAAGACTCCTCTATCGCTGCCACTTCTCCCCTGCCCTTCTTCATCATGCCTGGTACAAATGCCCATGTCCCAGctcccttcctcccacccccttTTCCGAGTCAACTCCAGAGTGATCCCATACTGGTCATCTTGGTTTCGTCTAAAACGGGTTTGTCACAAAACCCCCTCGAGAATGACgtgaataataaataatacaggTAATGATAATGGTCATATGAGGAACATTCTCATGCAACTGTTGCACCTCCCCATGGTTTAGAAGGGGTTTCTAGAGAAGTGGAGGGTCCTGAGGCTGTCAcagattttccagctgaaagagCAGGATCAAGCTTACCCTGTTATGGGCTCCTTTGATGCTTGTGCCTTCTTAAGCTTCAGAACAGAGATAAGACAATAAGACACGTACAGGGAGATGAGGATTCTGCACTTGTGCTGAGAAGAGATACCAGGGCCACATCACTGCAGTCTGTCCTTTCCTGGGCCTTGTGTGTCCTCTCTCATCATCCCTAACCCTTTGTCTCGCTTGGCTGCACCTGCCTCCTCCTCAGTGTCAGCCTTCACAGCTTCTTCAGCACATCTGACTCCCTTCCCTCTTCAGCCTCCAAGTAACTCCTAGAAGATTCAAATCTCTCACTTTCACTTCTCCGTTGAAGGCTCCATCATTCCTCTCATCCTCTCCTCGTGGTTTGCAATATTGAATCACATCATGGTTTACTTTGCAAGGGACCTCTTCTGGGCTCACTTGGTCCAAGCCCTTGCTCAGAAGGGCTTACATAGAGCAGTTTGCCCAGGCCACgtccagatggcttttggaGAACTCCAAGGCTGGAGGCTCCACAACCTCACAAGCATTCCTTGGTGACTGCTCCCTAATCCCACAAGACCCCCTAAACCCTCCATTCTCGTCATGTTCCTCTTCTCACTTCTTGTCACTGACAAAGCTCAGCCTGAGCCACTTCACAGCAGTTTCCTAATGGCCCATCAATTAGAACCTGATGAGCTCTgagctccctcctcctctcccttaTCACCTACTGCCACATTGGTGTCATTGTGTGCTTTGTTTGtcactttcccttttccttgttcttcccTTGGCAAGGGAAATGGACGTGATGTGAGCCTTAGAGAACCAGACACCCTGGCCTTGCACATGCCCTGACAGTGGCCTCTGCTGAACTTGCTCAAGTGAGGCAGTTCCTGATCATGCTGAACGGCTCCTGTCCCCAAAGGAAATGGGGTCTCTAGAGCAAGTCTCTGCAGGGAAACCTCATGTGCAGCTCGGTCTTTCAGGTGTCTCCCTCCAACGCTTGCAGCATTGCTAAATCCTGGCATCTGCTTTGCAGGCTGCCTGAGAAGTGACAAACGTGAAGGAAAAGGGACCAATCCGTTTCAGGTGGAAGGTGGGTGTGACAGAGCCCTCCGATGATGTGAAATGCTCCTCTAATCCAACACATtccttgttttccctcacaGATATTCTACTGCTTCAGTAAGGTGCTGAATGCTCATCCAAGGGTGTTTGGGGAAAGCCGAGGATGAGAACAAAATGTAGAGAAGCGAATTCCAGCCTCAGGTGGGATTCAAAGTACACCTTCCTTACACATCTAGATGGGAAAGTGGCTTCTCATCCACGTTCCAGTACGAGGCAGAGACATTTCCCCAGGGACAGAGATGGAGATTTCCCTGTCACCTCAGCAAGACTCCCTGCAAACATCTCTCCGCTGGGACCTACTGAGGTGACGGCACTCCATTTATGAGACCATGTGTGCCTGCCAGCGCAGCTGCTTTGTCAGCTCCCACCACAGATGCTGGcctgaaggagcagctctgctttgcaaagCAGGCTGAGAAGAGCAATGCACGCGCCCAGAGGGCCAAAGGCCATGGCAGAGCCGCAGCCCGCAGCAGTTTCCTGCCaggcagaggaggcagaggggcGGAGGGGAGGCCGGGCAGTGCGTGCCGAGTGTGTAAGCGCAGGGGGCAGGCTGTGCGAGCCGTGTGTCCGGCGGCCGTGCAGGGCTGTGTCGGGCGCGGTGTGCGCGGGCTCGCTGCGCAGGAAGGAGCTGCGGAGCCGCCTGAGGCCCGGCGGCCGAGCggcagcgccccctgctggccgcGGGCGGCGCTgtggccccgccccgcccggccccgcccgcggcGGTTCGTGCCCGGCCGCAGCCCCGGCTCCTCTGCCCGTGTCCCCCAGCGCGCAGTAATACACGGCCGCGTccccgcgccggggccgccggaGCCACAGCGCGCTGCTCCGGCGATCTGCCGACACCCACAGACCGCCCGCAATGTCCGGCAGCTCTTTGGACTCTTTCACAATGAGTGCTAGGAATTCGGGTCCTCGGCCCGGGAGATGACGGTACCAGTAGATATACTCGTTGCTCTGATTTTGGGATGTGAGCAGCTGATGTTGATGCCGGTGTTCTCGGTGGTCTCCAGCCGTGGCTCCTGCTGGACCTGGGCTCTGGCCACAGCCACTgccaaggagaaaagaagaatcaCTTTCCATCAGCAGCAAATGCCGTGCACGCGGACAGGGGATAGGGCAGAGGAGGACAGATCAGAGCTAAGTGGGCTATGTTTTGAGAATAAAGCATGGAGAGACAATTTCTGCGAGAGTGTTGCTTGGACATTGTATGTGGGATATTTAGGAGAAGAGTCAGACTGCAGAAGGGGAGATTGGAATGAGGAAAAGGAATGGCTCAAGAACTGGAGTAATAAAAGCGGCAAGTTCGGAAGGAATGGATTCATTAAGGAGAGAAGAGATGAGGGCAGTGGGTGcaaaaagggagaggaggagcaggagtgcCAGAGAGGAATCCCGAGCCCAATGCTGATCGCAGGCAGATCCAGACCCAGCCCCGGCCACCGCCACCTCCGCTGCCACCCCCGCGCACCGAGCAGCACCGCGGCCAGCGCCGCCAGcgccgcgccccggccccgccgcatCCCGCCGCTCCGCCCCCGAGCATCGCTGCTCCCGCCAGCCCCGGCTCTCTGCTGCGGCCGTGCCGCCTCCTCTCCGCCGCCTCCACTCCTCTTCTGTCCTCTCCGCCGCCGCCAGCTCCGCCCCGGGGCTGAGCCCTGCACCGGCGCCGCTCGGGCTCTCACCGAGTCCTGGCACGGAACGGAGGCGAGGCGAACGCGGTGGGAATGGGGCGGCGGTCCGGACTCTGCACTTcggaggcggcggggccggggtgGGTGCCAGGGGATCGGGCTGGTATCGTGGAGCTCAAGATTGACACTCCATGTGTTCCTTTCACTCCCATGATCCGTTCCCTCGCATTCTCCCTTTGCTGTCACCTGGCGACTCCTGAATTGGCCTTCAGGGCACTGAAAAGAAATCCACTCACATGGATACAGGAGGTGGACAGGGACCCTCAGTCTTTCTCCCTGGCCACGAATCCAACCTGATGCAGCACAGGGGAGAAGCAGCTGTGCACTGGCCTGGAGACACGTGTGTGTGAGCACTCGCAGCCATGCCGAGGCACTCTCAACCTTCCAAACAGAATTAAGCTAAGAATCCAAACTTGGGTGAAACCTTTGTTGGGGCCTGCAATTGGCAGAAGCAGAGCGTGGTGTttagagcagctggaaaaggaggtCTCAGGAAGCAGGGACTGCATTTCAGTGCCTCTTCCCTGGACAAATCTCCTGCAGGCTGCTACATCCTTGTTCAACTGCACCCAGGCTCCTTCTGAATCTGGGAAAATGCTGCTCTGTGATGGTCAGGGCAGAGCAGTGGACAGTGTCTCCAGTGCCATCAACGCATTTCACTTGTTgaataacacacacacacacacacacacagaggctcCTGGAGGCTCCTGCACATTGGTGTGGCTTTGTGCATGAATTTGTGCTCCCACATGGATTCCTGTGGACCCTGGCCGCACAGAAGCGCACACAAACCAGGAGCACAGGCAAGAACACAACCAAGCATGGATGCTGCTGAGGACACCTGGGAACAactgtggcagggctggagccttGTGGGGAAGGACAAGGAGTCAGGCAAGGCCATGGCACAGTTTGTGTACTCACAGGCTGAACAGAGGGTAAGATGTCAAACAAGGCCCGAACACTTTCCTGAAGGCGGTTTTAACAGGACAGGGTCAAAACCAGCTGCCCAGTGCCCATACGTGGGGAGGTAAAACCCGGTGACCATCAGGGTGAGCTGAGGAGTGAAGAAGGGAGGGCATATATGTAAGTGTGTGGGAATAGATATGTGTTGGGATGTGCTTTATGTGTGCACATCTCTGTACAGGAATGTTCATGTAGATGTGTGTGGGAAGACTTGGGTGCAGGAGAAGAAACAGGAGTGAGCGTGTGTGTTTGCATATCTGTGGGTACATGCCGGAAGAAGTATCTGTGCCTGGATCTCCTTTGGCaatgtgtgtgcacacatcTCTTCCTAAATGCAGAGCAGAGGTATGAGTCACTCTTTGGGTGTATGCAAGCTCCAGAGGTTTTTTGTGGTACCGTGAACTTGTGTATGTGCAAATGGATGTGTGAGTTCTTTAATTACTTCTTTTCTACTCTGGGTGCTGCTTTATTCCCAGAAAGCCTTcagggaggctcagggaagTGACGGAAGTGAGGAGAAGCGACACCAGTTAAAATGAGGGTAAATAGGCATTGAGCGTGTCAGccttttctctgtcatttctcAGCAGGTCCCCTTCGTCACCGAGCAATGAACCAGCATCTCCTGAGCCTTCCTTTGGCTGCCAATAGGCTCCGAAATACCTTCCCTGATTCCACTGACCCTGCCTGCGGTGTTCCTCTCCAGCAAATTGTTTTGTGCACGTTGCAGGGGAGCAGCCTTGTGCTCGGCGGAGTCTCTCGCGGAAGGCCAGTCCGTGTGCTGGGCCCGTGATCGCTCCCGGCCGGGGGCCCGGGGGTCCCGCGCGCGGCTCCGTCCCTGCCCGGCCGGGGCCGTGAGCC is a window encoding:
- the LOC120411303 gene encoding LOW QUALITY PROTEIN: uncharacterized protein LOC120411303 (The sequence of the model RefSeq protein was modified relative to this genomic sequence to represent the inferred CDS: inserted 1 base in 1 codon) yields the protein MRRGRGAALAALAAVLLVAVARAQVQQEPRLETTENTGINISCSHPKXQSNEYIYWYRHLPGRGPEFLALIVKESKELPDIAGGLWVSADRRSSALWLRRPRRGDAAVYYCALGDTGRGAGAAAGHEPPRAGPGGAGPQRRPRPAGGAAARPPGLRRLRSSFLRSEPAHTAPDTALHGRRTHGSHSLPPALTHSARTARPPLRPSASSAWQETAAGCGSAMAFGPLGACIALLSLLCKAELLLQASICGGS